One genomic segment of Flavobacteriaceae bacterium includes these proteins:
- a CDS encoding 2Fe-2S iron-sulfur cluster binding domain-containing protein, whose product MSPFYSIPIQKIVKETSNAVSITFEVPEDLKATFSFEAGQYVTIKSTVDGKELRRAYSICSSPKSGVLKIAVKAIENGTFSVYANTRLKAGDMVEVTWPEGRFILNSEANSDYIAFAAGSGITPIMSMIKEVLENDNGATFTLVYGNKTAADTIFKGSLDHLHGEFSNRFNLHYVYSREHIANSKHGRIDDRIVMYYIKNIYKETSFKRAFLCGPGEMIHTVSEALKTCGFDEHMILSEWFSASLEKENNDQIKEGLTEITVLLDDDETSFTMNQADTILAASLRKGIDPPYSCEGGICSSCIAKVTEGKAIMDKNTVLTDREVKEGFILTCQAHPTTSKIKVDFDDI is encoded by the coding sequence ATGAGTCCCTTTTACTCCATACCTATACAAAAGATTGTTAAAGAAACATCGAATGCTGTTTCCATTACTTTTGAAGTTCCTGAAGATTTAAAAGCTACTTTTTCTTTTGAAGCTGGGCAGTATGTAACGATTAAAAGTACCGTTGACGGTAAAGAATTAAGAAGGGCATATTCTATTTGTTCGTCTCCTAAAAGCGGTGTGTTAAAAATTGCCGTTAAAGCTATAGAAAATGGTACTTTTTCTGTTTATGCCAACACTCGGTTAAAAGCTGGAGATATGGTGGAGGTTACCTGGCCCGAAGGCAGGTTTATTTTAAATTCCGAAGCAAATTCAGATTATATCGCCTTTGCAGCGGGAAGTGGAATCACTCCGATTATGTCTATGATTAAAGAGGTTTTAGAGAACGATAACGGAGCAACATTTACCTTGGTTTATGGGAATAAAACCGCCGCGGATACTATTTTTAAAGGCTCCTTGGATCATTTGCACGGTGAATTTTCGAATCGTTTCAATTTACATTACGTCTACAGCAGAGAACACATCGCTAATTCAAAACACGGAAGAATAGACGATCGTATTGTTATGTATTATATAAAAAATATCTACAAAGAAACTTCTTTTAAAAGAGCTTTTTTATGTGGCCCGGGAGAGATGATTCATACGGTTTCCGAGGCTCTGAAAACATGTGGTTTTGATGAACATATGATTTTATCCGAATGGTTTTCTGCCTCGTTGGAAAAAGAAAACAACGATCAAATAAAAGAAGGGTTAACCGAAATCACCGTCTTATTAGACGATGATGAAACTTCTTTTACGATGAATCAAGCGGATACGATATTGGCAGCTTCGCTTCGCAAAGGGATAGATCCTCCTTATTCGTGTGAGGGAGGTATTTGTAGTAGCTGTATAGCGAAAGTAACAGAAGGTAAAGCGATTATGGATAAAAATACGGTGTTAACAGACAGAGAAGTAAAGGAAGGTTTTATTTTAACTTGCCAGGCACATCCGACGACTTCAAAAATCAAGGTTGATTTTGATGATATATAA
- a CDS encoding aspartate-semialdehyde dehydrogenase, producing the protein MKIAVVGATGMVGNVMLQVLAERNFKITELIPVASKKSVGKQMVYNGKNYSVVSMDDAIAAKPDIALFSAGRSTSLKWAPKFAAVGTTVIDNSSAWRMNPENRLIVPEINAEILTAGDTIIANPNCSTIQMVVALAPLHRKYKIKRLVISTYQSVTGTGVKAVRQLASEFAGATAEKVYHYQIHKNAIPHCDVFEADGYTKEELKLVNETRKILGDDTIAITATAVRIPVVGGHSESVNIEFENDFDLVELKELLAASEGVTVQDNIENNSYPMPFYAEGKDDVFVGRIRRDLSQKNALNLWIVSDNLRKGAATNAIQIAEYLVKNHLISNA; encoded by the coding sequence ATGAAAATTGCAGTTGTTGGCGCTACCGGAATGGTAGGAAATGTAATGCTACAGGTTCTGGCAGAGCGTAATTTTAAAATCACTGAATTGATTCCTGTTGCATCGAAGAAATCAGTTGGAAAACAAATGGTTTACAATGGTAAAAACTATTCGGTTGTAAGCATGGACGATGCCATAGCTGCAAAACCGGATATCGCATTATTCTCCGCTGGAAGGAGTACTTCATTAAAATGGGCTCCGAAATTTGCAGCAGTAGGGACTACCGTTATTGATAATTCTTCTGCTTGGAGAATGAATCCCGAAAACCGATTGATTGTTCCAGAAATCAATGCCGAAATTTTAACTGCAGGAGATACCATTATTGCAAACCCTAATTGTTCTACCATACAGATGGTTGTGGCTTTGGCTCCTTTACACAGGAAATATAAAATCAAACGGTTAGTTATTTCTACTTACCAATCGGTTACGGGCACCGGTGTAAAAGCGGTTCGCCAGTTGGCTTCCGAATTTGCAGGAGCAACAGCCGAAAAAGTGTATCACTACCAAATTCATAAAAACGCCATTCCGCATTGCGATGTTTTTGAAGCTGACGGATATACGAAAGAAGAGTTGAAATTGGTTAATGAAACACGTAAAATTTTAGGAGATGATACTATTGCCATTACTGCAACTGCTGTCCGGATTCCGGTAGTAGGAGGCCATTCCGAGAGTGTGAATATTGAATTTGAGAATGATTTTGACCTTGTAGAATTAAAGGAGTTATTGGCTGCGTCCGAAGGAGTTACCGTACAAGACAATATTGAAAACAACAGCTATCCAATGCCTTTCTATGCCGAAGGAAAAGACGATGTATTTGTAGGGAGAATCAGAAGAGATTTGTCTCAAAAAAATGCTCTGAATTTATGGATTGTTTCTGATAATTTGAGAAAAGGAGCTGCCACAAATGCAATACAAATTGCAGAATATCTGGTTAAAAATCATCTAATATCGAATGCTTAA
- a CDS encoding rhodanese-related sulfurtransferase: protein MQLYNKLSAKERAVLIDKAEKDRLTISFYRYHKIENPQLFRNHLFIAWDCFEVLGRIYVSYEGINAQLSVSAENFRLFKEHLDNISFLNGVRLNIAVEQGNKSFLKLKIKVRDKIVADGLNDNTFDVTDIGIHLNAKEFNRMLEDPKTVCMDMRNHYESEIGHFKGAIIPDVDTFRDSLDIIEEDLKNHKEDKNLLMYCTGGIRCEKASAYYKHKGFKNVFQLEGGIIEYTRQIKAKGIENKFIGKNFVFDHRRAEKISDDVIAHCHQCGKPCDTHVNCANEACHLLFIQCDACSERTENTCSADCQEIIHLSYEEQKKRRKGTHNSNKIFKKGRSEVLKFKK, encoded by the coding sequence ATGCAACTGTACAATAAGTTAAGTGCTAAAGAACGCGCGGTTTTAATTGATAAGGCGGAAAAAGATCGTCTGACGATATCTTTTTATCGATATCACAAAATAGAAAACCCGCAGCTTTTTAGAAATCATCTTTTTATAGCATGGGATTGCTTTGAGGTCTTAGGAAGGATTTATGTTTCTTATGAGGGTATCAATGCACAACTTTCTGTTTCTGCGGAAAATTTCCGGTTATTCAAAGAGCACCTGGACAACATCTCTTTTTTAAATGGAGTACGTTTAAACATTGCTGTGGAACAAGGCAACAAATCTTTTTTAAAACTAAAGATAAAAGTTCGGGATAAGATTGTTGCCGACGGGTTAAATGACAATACATTTGATGTAACAGACATAGGGATTCACCTGAATGCCAAAGAATTTAATAGAATGCTGGAAGATCCGAAAACCGTTTGTATGGATATGCGGAATCATTACGAAAGTGAAATAGGCCATTTTAAAGGGGCAATAATACCGGATGTAGATACCTTTAGAGATTCGTTAGATATCATTGAAGAAGATTTGAAAAATCATAAAGAAGATAAAAACCTGTTGATGTACTGTACCGGAGGGATTCGATGTGAAAAAGCATCGGCTTATTATAAACATAAAGGATTTAAAAACGTATTCCAGCTGGAAGGAGGCATCATAGAATATACCCGACAGATAAAAGCCAAAGGAATCGAAAATAAGTTTATCGGTAAAAATTTTGTATTCGATCACCGGAGAGCTGAAAAAATTTCCGATGATGTCATTGCCCATTGCCATCAGTGCGGCAAACCCTGCGACACACATGTAAATTGTGCGAATGAAGCGTGTCATTTATTGTTTATTCAATGCGATGCATGTTCCGAAAGAACCGAGAATACTTGTTCTGCAGATTGTCAGGAAATCATTCATCTGTCATATGAAGAACAGAAAAAACGCAGAAAAG
- a CDS encoding LysE family translocator, which produces MDFYNIKNAVLLGFFLSFMIGPVFFMLIQTSILRGVRAAIAFNMGVILGDVSFILIAYYGSRHLLEKIKDYPRLFFIGGLILIIYGVITYLDRSGKKEVKASKVLSGNTNYLELICKGFFLNFINIGVLTFWLGLIVVIGPTLDMNPTRILYYFTIIIMSYFVTDLGKIVLAKQLKSKMTPLVIYRIKRIMGIILVVFGIGLMLKGFIPKEKIDNFMEQVEHV; this is translated from the coding sequence ATGGATTTTTACAATATTAAAAATGCGGTGCTTTTAGGCTTCTTTTTATCTTTTATGATAGGGCCTGTTTTTTTTATGCTTATACAAACAAGCATATTAAGAGGGGTCAGAGCTGCAATTGCCTTCAATATGGGAGTTATTCTGGGCGATGTATCGTTTATTCTTATTGCCTATTATGGCAGCAGGCATTTGCTTGAAAAAATTAAAGACTACCCCAGGTTATTTTTTATCGGAGGGCTTATTTTAATTATATACGGTGTCATTACATATCTTGACAGATCAGGAAAAAAAGAGGTGAAGGCTTCCAAAGTACTATCGGGAAATACGAATTACCTTGAACTTATATGTAAAGGATTTTTTCTAAATTTTATAAATATTGGCGTACTGACGTTCTGGCTTGGTTTAATTGTTGTTATTGGCCCTACGTTGGATATGAACCCCACCCGGATACTCTACTATTTTACGATCATTATTATGAGTTATTTTGTTACTGATCTTGGAAAAATTGTTCTGGCAAAGCAACTCAAAAGTAAAATGACACCGTTGGTTATTTATAGAATAAAAAGAATTATGGGCATCATACTCGTTGTTTTTGGAATCGGGTTGATGCTTAAAGGGTTTATTCCCAAAGAAAAAATAGATAATTTTATGGAGCAGGTTGAGCATGTATAG